The following proteins are co-located in the Gorilla gorilla gorilla isolate KB3781 chromosome 18, NHGRI_mGorGor1-v2.1_pri, whole genome shotgun sequence genome:
- the DERPC gene encoding decreased expression in renal and prostate cancer protein isoform X2 — protein sequence MKEPRIFPRERPTPWTRAPLPPRGRLDGSLGPQGGHVLNTGHPLGVNSDPFLMAAGSLGGNLTPFPRNPSPFPASSGSLASNPAPFPAGARDPSMASFPRGMNPTGTGIHWPAGPSSHVVPCSPLENQLTAL from the exons atgaaagaacctCGGATTTTCCCTAGAGAGCGGCCAACTCCTTGGACTCGTGCTCCGCTGCCACCTCGAGGACGGCTCGACGGTTCCCTGGGACCACAGGGGGGTCATGTTCTGAACACAGGCCACCCACTGGGTGTGAACTCGGATCCCTTCCTTATGGCGGCCGGATCTCTTGGTGGAAATCTGACCCCATTTCCAAGGAACCCATCTCCTTTTCCAGCTTCATCAGGCTCATTGGCTTCAAATCCAGCACCTTTCCCGGCTGGTGCTCGTGACCCAAGTATGGCTTCTTTTCCAAGAGGGATGAATCCCACTGGCACAG GGATACATTGGCCTGCAGGTCCCAGTTCACATGTAGTCCCCTGCTCACCATTGGAGAATCAGCTCACTGCTCTCTAG
- the DERPC gene encoding decreased expression in renal and prostate cancer protein isoform X1 — MKEPRIFPRERPTPWTRAPLPPRGRLDGSLGPQGGHVLNTGHPLGVNSDPFLMAAGSLGGNLTPFPRNPSPFPASSGSLASNPAPFPAGARDPSMASFPRGMNPTGTGAVSFPRPGGLLGPGPGPGPTLNPRTGALPGPGPLSNPRLGGLPGPGPMSNPRAGGLLGAGPDPRGGGPMGPGSGPNLRAGVLLTSGNGPPNPRPVGLGPGPNPNLRSGFLGTNPAPRSGVFPGPGLGPNPRPSGLGPGPNLDARAGGLLGTGSGLNLRMAGPQGLDLAPILRAAGLLGANSASFSQASGNMGTSPSSMARVPGPMGPNSGPSSRGIGLPGPNPSPMSRAPGPIGPNSAHFSRPVGPMGVNANPFPRGAGSSAFSQSSGTLASNPATFQRSAGLQGSNPTIFPRASGPLGPNPANFPRAAGLQGPSPTTFPRSTGPLGPGQVTFPRPAAGHLGPSPAGPVGINPAPFTRPTGTLGLNPASFPRMNGPAGKSFVPFPRVGSLPGTNPAAFPRPGGPMAAMYPNGMLPP; from the coding sequence atgaaagaacctCGGATTTTCCCTAGAGAGCGGCCAACTCCTTGGACTCGTGCTCCGCTGCCACCTCGAGGACGGCTCGACGGTTCCCTGGGACCACAGGGGGGTCATGTTCTGAACACAGGCCACCCACTGGGTGTGAACTCGGATCCCTTCCTTATGGCGGCCGGATCTCTTGGTGGAAATCTGACCCCATTTCCAAGGAACCCATCTCCTTTTCCAGCTTCATCAGGCTCATTGGCTTCAAATCCAGCACCTTTCCCGGCTGGTGCTCGTGACCCAAGTATGGCTTCTTTTCCAAGAGGGATGAATCCCACTGGCACAGGTGCAGTTTCTTTCCCAAGGCCTGGTGGCCTCTtggggccaggcccaggcccaggccccacCCTAAACCCTAGGACAGGGGCtctgccaggcccagggcctctgTCTAACCCCAGGTTAGGGGGTCTCCCAGGACCAGGTCCTATGTCCAACCCAAGGGCAGGTGGTCTCCTGGGAGCAGGTCCTGACCCCAGAGGTGGTGGTCCCATGGGCCCTGGATCTGGACCTAACCTGAGAGCCGGTGTTCTGTTAACCTCTGGGAATGGTCCTCCCAATCCTAGGCCAGttggcctgggcccaggaccaAACCCCAATCTGAGATCAGGCTTTTTAGGGACAAACCCTGCCCCCAGGTCAGGTGTGTTTCCAGGCCCAGGCCTTGGGCCCAACCCAAGACCAAgtggcctgggcccaggccctaatCTAGATGCCAGAGCAGGTGGCCTCTTGGGCACAGGATCTGGTCTTAACTTAAGAATGGCGGGACCTCAAGGCCTCGATCTTGCCCCCATTCTAAGAGCAGCAGGTCTTTTAGGAGCAAATTCAGCTTCTTTCTCACAGGCTTCTGGAAACATGGGCACAAGCCCATCCTCCATGGCAAGAGTACCTGGCCCCATGGGCCCAAACTCGGGTCCTAGCTCTCGGGGAATTGGCCTTCCAGGGCCAAATCCATCTCCCATGTCAAGGGCTCCTGGCCCCATAGGCCCTAATTCAGCTCATTTCTCAAGGCCAGTTGGCCCCATGGGGGTAAATGCCAATCCCTTTCCCAGGGGAGCGGGTTCATCTGCCTTCTCTCAGTCTTCTGGCACATTGGCATCAAACCCAGCTACCTTCCAAAGGTCCGCtggcctccagggctcaaatCCAACCATTTTCCCAAGAGCCTCTGGGCCACTTGGCCCCAACCCAGCTAACTTCCCAAGGGCCGCTGGCCTGCAGGGTCCAAGTCCAACTACCTTCCCAAGGTCTACTGGCCCATTAGGCCCTGGTCAAGTTACTTTCCCCAGGCCAGCTGCCGGGCATCTGGGCCCTTCTCCAGCTGGCCCTGTGGGTATCAACCCAGCTCCTTTCACAAGGCCAACTGGGACCCTGGGTCTCAACCCAGCTTCCTTTCCAAGGATGAATGGCCCTGCAGGCAAGAGTTTCGTCCCATTTCCTAGAGTGGGGAGCCTCCCTGGCACAAACCCAGCTGCTTTCCCCAGACCAGGGGGTCCAATGGCTGCAATGTACCCAAATGGAATGTTGCCCCCTTAA
- the CHTF8 gene encoding chromosome transmission fidelity protein 8 homolog — translation MVQIVISSARAGGLAEWVLMELQGEIEARYSTGLAGNLLGDLHYTTEGIPVLIVGHHILYGKIIHLEKPFAVLVKHTPGDQDCDELGRETGTRYLVTALIKDKILFKTRPKPIITNVPKKV, via the exons ATGGTGCAAATTGTTATTTCCAG TGCGAGGGCTGGAGGCCTGGCAGAATGGGTGCTGATGGAGCTACAGGGGGAGATCGAGGCTCGCTACAGCACTGGATTAGCTGGAAACCTCCTGGGAGACCTACATTACACCACTGAG GGAATCCCTGTGCTGATCGTGGGGCATCATATCCTGTATGGGAAAATCATCCACCTGGAGAAACCTTTTGCAGTCCTTGTCAAACACACTCCTGGGGATCAGGACTGTGATGAGCTTGGCCGCGAGACTGGCACCCGGTACCTGGTGACAGCACTCATCAAAGACAAGATCCTTTTCAAAACCCGCCCCAAGCCCATTATCACCAACGTCCccaagaaagtatga